Sequence from the Diorhabda carinulata isolate Delta chromosome 5, icDioCari1.1, whole genome shotgun sequence genome:
AATTTACAGTTGGTTCAAGGAACACGACTAAATCTTGTAATACTCCTTTTACTTTTTCAACAATTGTGACAACCAAAGAATTAAgtagttcatttaaatttttagttgattCTTCTTCATTGATTAATTTAGGGGTACTTAATGTTTGTCTAATTTTTGTTAAGGTGTCGGCAAAATGCATTTTTAGAATTTGCAGATGAGATTTACATTGCTTTCTAGCAGCATTAATAACAATATCTGCTGCAACTTTAGCAAAGTCTATGTCTTTACAAAGGGTGTTGCTTtctattcttttataaaatctATCAAGAGCTTGTACTAATATGCTAGTATCGCCGACATCTTGTTCAGAATCTACTTTATTCTGGACTAActcaaaatactttttcatattatcttGCACAAAACTATCCAATTCAACAGcagcaaaattttcaaaaatatcactaTTTTCAATACTCTCAGTATGTACTCTATTTATGAACATATCATGAAAAGAAGCAACAATCAAACATAAATCACTCAAAAATCCTGAACAACCAAGGTCAACAAACTCTATGATATCACGTTGTTCACTTTGATCTTTCAACATAACTAACTGTTCGGCAAGACGTTTTTCAGCACATGACAAGAATTCCATACATAGTTCTTTTGCTGGTTCatctaattttaataacaaatcaACTGCTTCTGTTAGTTCTTTAGCTGAAGCATTTGGATTTGAAAACTGTTTCCTTAATTCTGTTTTTAACTCATTCACAATTAATTCACAATCACCTTTAATTCCCTGAAATGAAGGCATATCACCATATTGTTGCAGGACTCTCTGTGCATGAAGATAGTCTTGAGTTGCTAAGATATAGTTTCTTTCTTCCATTCGAGCTTTAAGCGTATTTGGTAACTTAAAAAGAAACTGCAATTTTTGTAACAAGGCATGTACACCAGATAATTTGCTAATTTTTTGACGTGTGTCTtttaaagtattatttatttgaccAGAAAACGATGTAATAGAGGCCATATTTGAagctaataaattcatttcagtttccatttttttgaaatcatatttcattttcttgatAGTATCTGTTGCTGATATAAACTTATTGTAATTTTCGTAAACCAGTGTCTGCATATCAGAGTGTAGTGTTTGGGTATCTTTAACAACTTCACTTTCGTGAtcc
This genomic interval carries:
- the LOC130894138 gene encoding vacuolar protein sorting-associated protein 51 homolog, which encodes MAEKKANCLDINGPNFNPNMYLEKIFKEYTLKQILDHESEVVKDTQTLHSDMQTLVYENYNKFISATDTIKKMKYDFKKMETEMNLLASNMASITSFSGQINNTLKDTRQKISKLSGVHALLQKLQFLFKLPNTLKARMEERNYILATQDYLHAQRVLQQYGDMPSFQGIKGDCELIVNELKTELRKQFSNPNASAKELTEAVDLLLKLDEPAKELCMEFLSCAEKRLAEQLVMLKDQSEQRDIIEFVDLGCSGFLSDLCLIVASFHDMFINRVHTESIENSDIFENFAAVELDSFVQDNMKKYFELVQNKVDSEQDVGDTSILVQALDRFYKRIESNTLCKDIDFAKVAADIVINAARKQCKSHLQILKMHFADTLTKIRQTLSTPKLINEEESTKNLNELLNSLVVTIVEKVKGVLQDLVVFLEPTVNFANKPQFKDSFCIDNVREGLIVCFLHHLTATARSFCAKGASDPKMPPTLLLVLSKFCIDFQNGHVHFILSQTDELFNINSKDNLSLTNETEINNAMQESAQELLNYYVRIQGLNCSQMLRKSVETRDWLHTIEPRTVRAVMKRVVEDIAVIDSTVSQLYEDQGNNGTEHSSDSSRKAHSISLPRHQYRSNWSNYTPNPLDSALVSNMHRLFSERIDIFSSVQFNKISILTGIIKISLKTFMECVRLKTFSKYGLQQIQVDTHYLQLYLWRFVADENLVHFLLDEILGSAAHRCLEPVLMEPSVVDIICERGQN